The DNA window GACAATGCATGGTCAATAAAACACCAAACCCTGCTTGCTTCAATATGAGACTCAAAGCTAAAgcactctttctctgaaaaatcaaATTCTCTGGAGAGCCTGAAACCACTTAGAACCTTAACTCTCTACCAATCAGCTACTTTCCTGGGCTTTGATTTTATCATCTGCTGAAGTGAGACAAGAGAGTAAAAAagcagctggaggaggggagggaccaGATAGGGACCAGGCAAAATGGAAGCAGCCAAGCTTCGCATAGTTCTGGAGGGAAGAGCAGCATCACCGAGGGAGGGGCCGCTCACAAATACCATGAGCAGCTGGACCAGGGGCATACATCATTTCCTTTGATTGCCCAGAGCTTGGTGCAGTGCTGTGCACATGATCTTGATGAATAGGCCTGAAAATACATGTAGAAATAGATTGGTTCTCCAAGCTTCTGGTGTGCAGGGCTCAATGGGTACAAGAcattttgttgaaagaatgagtcAAAGGCACACTGCTCAAAGTTGTGCGACTGGTCCCAAATCAATCACAAAACCACAGATCACCTGCACCTAAAGCAGAGCACCGAGGAGCCAAGAGAGGCTTGGCCCAGGAAACATGTGTTAACCCTAAACAAGGATGACCTGTGAAATCCTAAAATCTTGAGGAATTGAAAGTAGAATAAACTAAGAGGAAGATCCAAGGTTTCCTCCCATCAGATACAAGAATGCTACCATGTTCAATCAGGTTGCAAGGAATTACACCAATCAGATCCTAAGATTTGAATATTCTCTGTTTTTTGAGATCTATCCAAGGGAGCTACTAAGGATACAATAGGCCTCTGTCAGTATTTATTTAACCTTTAAAGGTCAGAACTCAGGAATGGGAATGGCACTATCTCAGAAAGTCTGTTTAGAAGCTTTTTATTGACCTTTTCTCCAAGAGCAATTTAGTAGCTCTACTTaagagtgattttattttttttcccattaaccTTCCCACCCCTTTGATTTGGGAACAGCCAACCAGTAGCAACAGAGGGAATAAACAGTGTGGTGAAGCAATGGCTCTAATGCATTTCCTCAGAACATTTAGAAatctgagaaggaaaaatgagtgTCTCAAGAAGGGCTCAGATGGTGCACCCTCAGTGTTGTGGACCATTACAAACAGGTGTTTTCAGGTCCCCTGTACCAGTGAACAAAAAGGACTGAGGAGGCAAGGGCAGCCTGAAACCTAATAAGAACAGTTAACTTGGGGAATCAAGTTACACCAACATTAGGATGTCTCTGGAGTTCAGGTGGATAAAACCAGCAGGATGGGTGCAGACAGATAAGTTGGCTTTCATGGTCTTCCATCTGTGTCCTGCTTGAACTCCCAGCCGCCCAAGCAGCCATCACACAACTCACTGCAAATGGTGGCTTGAAGCCACCCCCACAGATGACCTGCCATGTATCCAGTTAGTTTCCTCTGCTTCTCACACTTCGTAACCAGTCCCACATATCTTAACTTACCTGGCCATCACCCTTGGACTCAGGCTCCCTGGGACATCTTGATTAATGACTAGGTAACCTGGTATACAACTTAATATTCCAGAATTAAAGATGGCAGCCTCTTACCTCCTTCACAAATTAACTCACCTGATCttgcatatttttaattctttcacttTTGGTGTCATACACATGGCCCCTTTCACATGTCTTTATTGCACATTACAGATAATGTGGATCATTTATTATGGATGGAAgcatcagtgcttctcaaaggGTGGTCTGTGTACCACCTGTGTCACTATGCTGGGATGGAGGTGCTgctttttggaaataaatatctCCAGACCTCATCGGTGACCCAAGGAATTAGATTCTCTGGGGGTATTTCTAACATGATCCTGAGTTGATTCTTCTGCATCCTTAACTGGCAAACAGTGCATGACATGCACACACAGTAACATGCTATGCAGAATAAGTATGAAAATCTCAAATACAATGAGCACCCGCTTATTAACCCAAAAAAACagtttcatttccaaatattaaaaGGACTAAAAGATTGGCCTGCCATGTGCTTTGGCAGGGAATGTATGGAAAATCTCTGTACCctccactcaattttgctgtgaacctaaaactgatctaaaattgaaatatattttaaaaaaagaagaagaggagggaggagaaagaggtagaggaagaggaggaggaggaggtggtggaggaggaggaggaagaggagaaggaaaaggagaagaagaaggaggagaaggaggggagaagaggaggaggaagaatctgACCTGTCTCAGATGGGACAGATAAACATGTCTCTGGCTCACTGTTTCCCTctgcaattcctcaaaaaaaagcctcctttttttctctgcttaTCCTAGCCTAACCTCCTCTGTGAGGCTCCAGATGAGCAGCCTGCTCCAGGCTCCTACAGCCCAGTATACTTACTGACTATGACAATATTAAGGCAATATTGCCCTACACTTTGACCAACTATTCTCTTGTTTCACCCTGGTGAGTCACAACCTagcttgttcactgctgtattttCATCCCCCTGCATGAGATATGGAACTCTGGTATGCAATCAAGTTTGTTGAATgactcaataaatgaatgaatgatcttgCCACTGAGATTAACATCAGATGAAGTGTGTCAGGAGGATGGATAAATGAACTGGCTAAACCTCTCTGTTTTTATACATGCATTTTTACACATGCACATCCCTAAAGTCACCCTTCCTCCTCTCTAGGGCACAGCAATGGATAGCCTCAGTCTCACAATCTGTTACTGGGGTGGATACTCTGAGttgataaattaattaattgcaGTCCTCCTAGACAAAATAAGCAATGGATACTGCCATCTGAAGTAGTGTACCGGCAGCTCTATGAGGAAAACAAGCCACACTAGGTATTTCCAATAAGAGGATTTAATGCAGGGAATTGACACAGGTTTGGTAAGGTCAAGAGAGGGCCACTGAGGTAACCCAGATGTTAGTAAACACAGGAGCAACTACTAACCTTAGGGCTGGGGGAACAAAAGGGAAGAGATGGTGTTACCAGAACCTAGAAGCTTTGATGGGGGACCCCCCACGGCTGGTGCCTGGCCCTCTTTGGGGGCTGCTGCGCGGCGGCTGCTTGGACTTCTGAGGGGGGCGCTGCTTGGCTGGTGGTGGTCGGACCTCTGGGCGGGGGCGTGGTTGACGCTCAGACCTCGGAGGGGACCGTGGCTTGGCTGGTGCTCTGACCACCGCGGGGGGTGCAGCTGGCTGGAGCTTGGGCCTCTGAGGGGATGTTGCACGGCGTCCGGTGCTGAGGGGGCCAAAAGAAGCTGGAGGCTGGCGCCATGGCTCTCTTCTGCTGCTTAAGGGACACTGACAGGAGCTGGAAACAGGGAGGCAGGACCTGCTCCCCCTCCCGCCTTTCAATAGCCCTTCAGTACCTTCCAGGGGCAGAACCTAACAGGGAGCGGACTGCAGGGCATTAGGGGATTAACAGCTCAGAAATCACCGAACTGAacaggatggggggaggggcgtgtTGCAGAGAGACCGGACGGTGCAGACCACTTACCTGGTCTTCTGGCAGGCACAGCAGATCCagtcctcttctttcttctgataGAAGCAGCCACTCTTACAGATGCTATATTTCCGATCCACGATCTCACGCTTGGAGTTGAGGAAGGTGAATGGTGGGCAGCAATGTATGCTGAAGTGCTCTGTAAACTTCTGGTTCTTGGAGAGTCTGGGACCCTCCTTAGTCGTTTTCTGACTCATCTCACTAGAAATCGTTGTAGCAAGTAGTGATGGGGAGACATAAAACAGCACATCAGGCAGGGAGCTTCCTACTCAAGAAGCCTACTTCCCACTATTTCCATAGTCCAAAATTAACATTCAGCCTTGCCTTATATCCTGAATCTGGAAGATCAATGTCTTGCCAACTCTGTGGAAAGGAACTAAAttaagggtttatttttatttgcatactTGTTAATcatgttttctgaaaatgaataatttttcatttatgttttaatgAGCCATTTAGGGtaggaaaaatattataaaaccaaACATATCTATAGCAAAATATTAGTCTAGGTTTAGGAAAGgccttttctctaaaataataataatagtaatactaGTTTGGTACTAAAACCATAATCACCATTCAGACAAAATTACATCatagccatgaaaaagaatgatcaATATGTTTGCATCTCACAAACATCATGTTGAACAAAAAAAGCTGGACACAAAGGAATGCAAGGTGTTTGACTCAATCTACATGAggttcaaaaacagacaaagctAGTCTATAGTGTTAGAAATCAGAGCACAGCTATGTTTGGAGAAGCTAGGAAGGGGCATCAAAGAAGCCAGAAAATGTTCTGGATCTGGGTCTGAGAGGGATTGCTTTGGTGCACATGCATGTCAAATttcactttggggcacctgggtggctcagtcggttcagcatctgactcttggttttggctcaggtcatgatctcaagtagTGAGATCAAATCCCACCTCTgattctgtgctgggtgtggagcctgcttaagattctctttcccacctgccccttccccctccaaaaattaaaaaaaaaaaattcagtgagtacacatttaaattttgtgcatctttctgtttatttcagcttatttcagttaaaaagaaagaggagaaagaggaggaatggATGGAGGAGGAATCAAAGAGAAATTTGAGACTTGAAAAAACTCCCAAGCAGAAATAAATCTGGAAGATCAATGTCTTGCCAACATGCTTTTTAGGAATGTGGCAAATGCAGAAATAGTCCCACCTAATACTACAAACACTGTAGAACATGGGGGACTTAAACGACTATTAACTGACAGGAGTCAACAAATATACACATGTAACATGCATATATTAGACCCTGAGAAAGTCCTTGTTCTCAACAAATCCAAGGTCAAGTTGGACACACAGTTGTGCTGTATGTAATTACTGTGTGATGGCGATCAAGAGAAGTATGTACAAAAGTCAAGGGAAGCACCGAGAAGGGATGGATTCTTTGAAGATAGAAAAGATGATCTGGGCTTTAGGgatgaatacattaaaaacaactaAGTTACACTGAAAGGATATTCTAATTGTTATGTTTTTTGATGGGGCTGTCTTCTGCAAACAGAAATGAGGGCTGAGGAGCAAGTTGAATGCAGTTAAGacaataaaataactttttttttgcatctcAGTTTGTATAGTCCAAACCATGCATTACACCTATTAGGTGTGTTGCAAATGTTCTTTCCAGGAGTTTTACCTGCTTGTatcatgcaaaaatattttttatgtagtTAAGTTTCTTAGTTCTTTATCTACTCCTTCAGCTTTCATATACAGTTTGGTGTATCCCATTGTAAAAGAAAAGTCACTCTCCATCCCACTTTTATATCTTTTCCCCTCTCTATAACTCCTCCTCTCTATAGGCAGAGTACTTGAAAAATTATTGATACTATTTTTGTCCATTTCTACATCTCCTCCTCTGTGTACTCCAAAATGACTCTTGTTCCTTCCACCCAAAGAAAAATCAATCTCCATAGCCTCCCAATGACCTCCATGCTGTCAAACTAGTTGTCTTCTTCTTTGATTCCTCTCTTCATCTAAAGTCTTCCTCTCCTGTCATACTACATTCTCCTAGAGTCCCATCTCCATCTCTAGCCCCTCTTTATCATTTGGACAAAGGCTCCCCTGCtttatccaaatattttaatgttacaGTTCTTCGAGGTACAGTAAACACTAAGTGATTAATGGGGTTACCTTCAACCATTCACTTCAACACTTATACTTAGGTCAAGCCAGCACAGTGCTCAGCTGCTGCCACACAGAGCTGAATCATGCTTAGTCCAGTCCTCAAGAAAGTTATCCACAAGCTGGGGAGATAGGCAAGGATAAACAAAAGGTGTTGATGGCCACAAAACCTACTTATTGGCCCAAATTATATACTAGACATTGAGGGAGTAAAGGGCAAGAATCAGATAAACATCCTGCTGACACTGAGCTCACAGTGTAGATTGAGGGTACAAAGAAAGCATCCTGTGCAACATGATAATATGTGGGTAAACTGTGTAGAGGGTCCATAGGAGAGTGGCAATATGCTGGGCTGGGTAATTAGGTAAAGCAT is part of the Mustela nigripes isolate SB6536 chromosome 2, MUSNIG.SB6536, whole genome shotgun sequence genome and encodes:
- the MOBP gene encoding myelin-associated oligodendrocyte basic protein isoform X2; the encoded protein is MKFQNHGKRYVMVQWNHPHSEMSQKTTKEGPRLSKNQKFTEHFSIHCCPPFTFLNSKREIVDRKYSICKSGCFYQKKEEDWICCACQKTSRREPWRQPPASFGPLSTGRRATSPQRPKLQPAAPPAVVRAPAKPRSPPRSERQPRPRPEVRPPPAKQRPPQKSKQPPRSSPQRGPGTSRGGSPIKASRF
- the MOBP gene encoding myelin-associated oligodendrocyte basic protein isoform X4 yields the protein MSQKTTKEGPRLSKNQKFTEHFSIHCCPPFTFLNSKREIVDRKYSICKSGCFYQKKEEDWICCACQKTSRREPWRQPPASFGPLSTGRRATSPQRPKLQPAAPPAVVRAPAKPRSPPRSERQPRPRPEVRPPPAKQRPPQKSKQPPRSSPQRGPGTSRGGSPIKASRLKRKSKPTPRKK
- the MOBP gene encoding myelin-associated oligodendrocyte basic protein isoform X1, yielding MKFQNHGKRYVMVQWNHPHSEMSQKTTKEGPRLSKNQKFTEHFSIHCCPPFTFLNSKREIVDRKYSICKSGCFYQKKEEDWICCACQKTSRREPWRQPPASFGPLSTGRRATSPQRPKLQPAAPPAVVRAPAKPRSPPRSERQPRPRPEVRPPPAKQRPPQKSKQPPRSSPQRGPGTSRGGSPIKASRLKRKSKPTPRKK
- the MOBP gene encoding myelin-associated oligodendrocyte basic protein isoform X3, producing the protein MKFQNHGKRYVMVQWNHPHSEMSQKTTKEGPRLSKNQKFTEHFSIHCCPPFTFLNSKREIVDRKYSICKSGCFYQKKEEDWICCACQKTSTGRRATSPQRPKLQPAAPPAVVRAPAKPRSPPRSERQPRPRPEVRPPPAKQRPPQKSKQPPRSSPQRGPGTSRGGSPIKASRLKRKSKPTPRKK